Proteins from a genomic interval of Nocardioides jishulii:
- a CDS encoding cytochrome b yields the protein MSVDTTKVAKTNATTAASPAKPSKLAGAATWADERLGLGGVLKKNIRKVFPDHWSFMLGEIALWSFVVLLITGVLLTLWFVPSMSEVQYQGSYDQLRGIYMSEAMVSSLNISFDIRGGLLLRQMHHWAAMLFIGSMMIHLMRVYFTGAFRKPREVNWVIGSLLLLLGTLEGFTGYSLPDDLLSGTGVRAADGFMKAAPVVGTYMSFFLFGGEFPGEAIIPRLYIIHVLLIPGLLLALIAAHMMLVVYHKHTQWPGPGRTEGNVVGYPMLPVYAAKAGGFFFIVFGATALMGGLMTINPVWKYGPYDPSKVTAGSQPDWYMGWPDGALRIIPGWESSFWGVTLSWNILLPILILPIAFWLLVMMLPFIEAWITGDKREHHLLQRPRNAPTRTALMVSFMTFYGLLWAAGGNDIIAIRFDMSINAITYFMRGAVFIGPLVAFIITRRWCISLQRHDNERLLHGYETGVVSRSAEGGFSELHLPYSEEKQYTLTARDRDEILPLASAEDANGVPAPDGRASKLRLKLRKWWYGHNVQKPTVEDFEQAHHHGDDHAVEGESSKELH from the coding sequence GTGAGTGTCGACACCACCAAGGTGGCGAAGACCAATGCCACGACGGCCGCTTCCCCGGCCAAGCCCTCCAAGCTCGCTGGCGCTGCCACGTGGGCGGACGAGCGCCTGGGCCTCGGCGGCGTGCTGAAGAAGAACATCCGCAAGGTGTTCCCCGACCACTGGTCCTTCATGCTGGGCGAGATCGCCCTGTGGAGCTTCGTGGTCCTGCTGATCACGGGCGTCCTGCTGACCCTGTGGTTCGTGCCCAGCATGTCCGAGGTCCAGTACCAGGGTTCGTACGACCAGCTCCGCGGCATCTACATGTCCGAGGCGATGGTGTCGTCGCTGAACATCTCGTTCGACATCCGCGGCGGCCTGCTGCTGCGCCAGATGCACCACTGGGCCGCGATGCTCTTCATCGGCTCGATGATGATCCACCTGATGCGCGTCTACTTCACCGGCGCGTTCCGCAAGCCCCGCGAGGTCAACTGGGTCATCGGCTCGCTGCTGCTGCTCCTCGGCACCCTCGAGGGCTTCACCGGCTACTCGCTGCCTGACGACCTGCTCTCCGGCACCGGCGTCCGTGCGGCCGACGGCTTCATGAAGGCCGCCCCGGTCGTGGGCACCTACATGTCGTTCTTCCTCTTCGGAGGCGAGTTCCCCGGCGAGGCGATCATCCCCCGCCTCTACATCATCCACGTGCTGCTGATCCCGGGCCTGCTTCTCGCCCTGATCGCGGCGCACATGATGCTGGTCGTCTACCACAAGCACACGCAGTGGCCTGGCCCCGGTCGCACCGAGGGCAACGTCGTGGGCTACCCGATGCTCCCCGTCTACGCGGCCAAGGCCGGCGGCTTCTTCTTCATCGTCTTCGGCGCCACGGCGCTCATGGGTGGTCTGATGACCATCAACCCGGTGTGGAAGTACGGACCGTACGACCCGTCCAAGGTGACTGCGGGCTCCCAGCCCGACTGGTACATGGGTTGGCCGGACGGCGCCCTGCGCATCATCCCCGGCTGGGAGTCGTCCTTCTGGGGCGTCACCCTGTCGTGGAACATCCTCCTCCCGATCCTGATCCTGCCGATCGCCTTCTGGCTGCTCGTCATGATGCTGCCGTTCATCGAGGCCTGGATCACCGGAGACAAGCGGGAGCACCACCTGCTCCAGCGTCCGCGCAACGCCCCGACCCGCACCGCCCTGATGGTCTCCTTCATGACCTTCTACGGCCTGCTCTGGGCCGCTGGTGGCAACGACATCATCGCCATCCGGTTCGACATGAGCATCAACGCCATCACGTACTTCATGCGTGGCGCTGTGTTCATCGGCCCGCTGGTCGCGTTCATCATCACGCGCCGCTGGTGCATCTCGCTCCAGCGTCACGACAACGAGCGTCTGCTGCACGGCTACGAGACCGGCGTGGTGAGCCGTTCGGCCGAGGGTGGTTTCTCCGAGCTGCACCTCCCCTACTCGGAGGAGAAGCAGTACACCCTCACCGCTCGCGACCGCGACGAGATCCTGCCCCTGGCCAGTGCCGAGGACGCCAACGGCGTGCCGGCTCCCGACGGTCGGGCCAGCAAGCTGCGGCTCAAGCTGCGCAAGTGGTGGTACGGCCACAACGTGCAGAAGCCCACGGTCGAGGACTTCGAGCAGGCACACCACCACGGTGACGACCACGCGGTGGAGGGTGAGAGCTCCAAGGAGCTGCACTGA
- a CDS encoding cytochrome c oxidase subunit 4, producing the protein MKIEAWLFGVCGIFFALVTPAYWVITHDWTGTSALTMSTFLALMVAAYLGFHASRMDARLEDRKEAEIAEGAGEYGFFPPYSWWPLWCSLPMGLGVYGIAIGAWWLFIMAFALGMIAACGWIYEYYRGEHAH; encoded by the coding sequence ATGAAGATCGAAGCTTGGCTCTTCGGCGTGTGTGGCATCTTCTTCGCCCTGGTCACGCCTGCCTACTGGGTCATCACGCATGACTGGACCGGCACCTCGGCCCTCACCATGTCGACCTTCCTGGCCCTCATGGTCGCGGCCTACCTGGGCTTCCACGCGAGCCGCATGGACGCCCGACTGGAGGACCGCAAGGAGGCCGAGATCGCGGAAGGCGCCGGCGAGTACGGCTTCTTCCCGCCCTACTCGTGGTGGCCCCTGTGGTGCTCCCTGCCGATGGGTCTGGGTGTCTACGGCATCGCGATCGGTGCATGGTGGCTCTTCATCATGGCCTTCGCGCTGGGCATGATCGCCGCCTGCGGTTGGATCTACGAGTACTACCGCGGGGAGCACGCCCACTGA
- a CDS encoding LLM class flavin-dependent oxidoreductase codes for MTNVTPELGLDTFGDVTVDESGTPLPHHQVIRDVLEEAVLADQVGVDVFNVGEHHRDDFAIAAPDIVLAAAASRTARIKLGTAVTVLSSDDPIRVYQRFATLDALSNGRAEVTLGRGSFTESFPLFGLDLADYEVLFEEKLELFAALRREGPVSFSGTTRAPLQPTQVHPHTAAGSLPAWVGVGGSPESVVRAARHGFPMMLAIIGGQAQRFAPFVDLYRRATTQFGTGDLAVGVHSPGFVAATDSDAQELLFPHFKANRDRIGAERGWPPTSRIEFDQEVRHGALYVGSPDTVAHKIADTVRALGLQRFDLKYSNGPLPHSQLMECVRLYGEEVAPRVRRLLADD; via the coding sequence ATGACGAACGTGACGCCTGAGCTCGGCCTCGACACCTTCGGCGACGTGACGGTCGACGAGTCCGGTACTCCCCTGCCCCACCACCAGGTCATCCGCGACGTGCTGGAGGAGGCCGTGCTCGCCGACCAGGTCGGTGTGGACGTGTTCAACGTCGGCGAGCACCACCGCGACGACTTCGCCATCGCAGCACCGGACATCGTGCTGGCCGCTGCGGCCTCACGCACCGCGCGGATCAAGCTGGGGACTGCCGTGACCGTGCTGAGCAGTGACGACCCGATCCGGGTCTACCAGCGGTTCGCCACGCTCGACGCCCTCTCGAACGGGCGCGCCGAGGTGACGCTGGGCCGAGGTTCCTTCACCGAGTCCTTCCCCCTGTTCGGCCTGGACCTGGCCGACTACGAGGTCCTCTTCGAGGAGAAGCTCGAGCTCTTCGCCGCGCTGCGCCGCGAGGGACCGGTCAGCTTCTCCGGGACCACCCGGGCACCGCTCCAGCCCACCCAGGTGCATCCGCACACGGCTGCTGGCTCCCTGCCGGCCTGGGTGGGCGTCGGCGGCTCCCCGGAGTCCGTGGTCCGAGCTGCGCGGCACGGCTTCCCGATGATGCTGGCCATCATCGGCGGGCAGGCCCAGCGCTTCGCCCCGTTCGTCGACCTCTACCGCAGGGCCACGACCCAGTTCGGGACCGGCGACCTCGCCGTCGGCGTGCACTCGCCGGGGTTCGTGGCCGCGACTGACTCCGACGCCCAGGAACTGCTCTTCCCCCACTTCAAGGCCAACAGGGACCGCATCGGCGCCGAACGGGGATGGCCCCCCACCAGCCGGATCGAGTTCGACCAGGAGGTCCGCCACGGCGCCCTGTACGTCGGCTCGCCCGACACGGTCGCGCACAAGATTGCGGACACGGTCAGGGCTCTGGGTCTCCAGCGCTTCGACCTGAAGTACAGCAACGGTCCCCTGCCACACTCCCAGCTGATGGAGTGCGTACGCCTCTACGGCGAAGAGGTGGCACCCCGCGTACGGCGTCTGCTCGCCGACGACTGA